In the Oscillospiraceae bacterium genome, CCCTAAGCCGTGCCCGGACCGGCGAAAAGCAGTATTATTTCAACGGCGAGCGCGAGGGCAAGTCCGCCTTTGAGGCCAGCATCACTTTTGCCTGATTTTTTATGTAAAACTTAGAATCTCTACATAAACCCCTGTTACACTGTTTGCAGTAAAACGTGAAAGGGGTTTTCTTAGTATGCTTACCGCAAAACGCGCCGGGCTGTCCGGCACCGCTCTCAAAATCATCGCCCTGGTGCTGATGGTGCTTGACCACATCCATTATTTTTTCGAGTTCACCGGCCTTGTACCGGAATGGTTCAGCATGTTGGCACGACTATCCGCACCGCTGTTTTTGTTCTGCACGGTGGAGGGCTTTGCCCACACCCATGACCGTAAGCGGTACTTTCTGCGCATCTGGGCCATTGCCACGTCCATGGGCACGGTGGAGTTTTTCATGATCTACGCCCACGCCCTGCGCCGGGGCGACGGCTTTTACCCGGCCAATGCAATTTTTCAGCAGTTTATGCTGCTCTGCATCATCTGGCAGGGCATCGACTGGCTGCGCCAGCGCCGGTTTGTACGGGGCGTACTGGCTGCTGCCGCGCCGATCCTCTGGCCGTTTTGCATCGTAGCGCTACTGACGCTTTTTCCCAAAATTCAGGACGCACCGATTGGCTCTGCCGTGTTGGCGTGGGTCATCACCGCGCCGCTGCCTTTGTGGACATCCATCACCGACGGCGGCTGGTCCTACCTGCTGGGCGGTATTGTACTGTATGCGCTGTACAACCACAAGCGTCTGCGGCTGGCGGTGTGGGCAGTGTTCACATTTTTGACGGAGTTTGTGCTGGTCTGGCTGCAGGCACGCAGCTTCCCGGATTTTACTTTCTCGCAGATGCTCACGACCTATTATGAGTGGTTTGCCGTCTTTGCCGTCGTGCCCATGGCGCTGTACAACGGCCAGCGCGGCAGCGGGCATAAGCTGCTGTTTTACTGGTTTTATCCCGCGCACATCTACCTTTTGTACGCAGCATCCTGTCTTGTCTACACACTCACGCAGTAAGGGGTTCTTATGGCCAACATTCTGGCGGTCGATGATGACCGCGACCTGTGTACCTTATTGAAAACAGCACTTGAGCGGGACGGCCATACGGTTGAGACCCGCTGCACGGGTGCCGATGTCACCAGCTCGCTCTGCCGCTGGGCAGACTGCATTCTGCTGGACATCATGATGCCCGGCGAGGATGGCTTTGCCGTCTGCCGCCGCATCCGCGCCCAGACAGAAGCACCCATTTTGTTCCTGACCGCCCGCACCGACGAGCCATCCGTCCTGACCGGGCTCGGCATCGGGGCCGATGACTACCTCGTCAAACCGTTCCGCCTTGCTGAGCTGCGCGCCCGTGTCAATGCCCACCTGCGGCGGCAAAACCGTGCCCCGCAGCATCGGCTGGTGCGCGGCGGCGTCTGCTTTGATCTGGCCGCAAAATCTGCCGCCGTGGGCGGCACGCAGCTGCCGTTCACCAAGTCCGAGTATGCCATCTGCGAGTTTCTTGCCCTGCACGCCGGGCAGACATTTGGCAAAGAGCAGATCTACGAGGCTGTGTTCGGCTACGATGGCACGGCCGATGACACCGCCATTACCCAGCACATCAAAAACATCCGCGCCAAGCTGCGCACCGCCGGGCTGGCCAGCCCGGAAACCGTGCTGAAAACCGTATGGGGAGTTGGATATTTATGGAACGCCGCCGACGCCTGACTTCTTTGCGCAGCGTGCTGCTGCGCTACCTCTGCCTGTGCGGCGGGGGATGCGCACTGATTCTGGTCCTTTGGTGGGGCATTTTTATGCAGCTGATCGATAACGGCTTTCTGCTGTCTGCCACAGCCTCGGCACAAGCCTGTGCCGAGGCGCGTGAAACGGTCGCTTCCATGACGGCAGATACCTTTGACCCATCCGCAATCAGTTCTCTTTGCCGCTATGCCGTCGTCTGTGATGCCAACACAGATGCAGAGCGCGTAACCACCACCAATATGAGCGCCCACCAGCTGAAAACCGCGCTCAACGACCTGCACGGCGGCAGCGGCAACCTGGGGATGATGCAGTATCAGTACATCGTCACCACGGCTGACGGCGCCACCTGCCTTTTGCAGTACGACTACGCCGTGCCCTATGCCGACCCGGCCCTGCGGGAACGCCTGCCGGATTTTCAAACCTGTTACATTATCTTTCTGGTCGTTTTGGTGTTGGCATGGCTGGCCGTAACCACCCACCGTACCGTGCGTACCTTTACGGCAGAGACCTCCCGCATCGACGAGGCGACGCGCCAAATCGCCGCCCAGCACCCCGAAGCTGTTGACGTAGACCACGCGCGCATCCGGGAATTTTCGGCCACGCTGCAAGCCCTGCAGACTATGGGCCAGCAGCTTACCGACAGCCTGCAGCGCCAGTGGCAGCTGGAGCAGCAGCGCACCGAACAGGTTGCCGCACTGGCGCATGATTTAAAAACGCCGCTCACCATCATCCAGGGCAACGCTGAACTACTGGCCGAAAGCGCCGACACCACCGCTCCCGAACTGGACGCCATCCTGCGGGCAGGGGACCGCGCCCAGCAGTACCTTGCCGCCCTGCGCAGTGTGGGCACGGTGCCCGCCGCCCGCCAGCGTACCGACAGCCATGCCTTTGTTGCCGCGCTGGCGGATACGGCCAACGCCCTCTGCCGCCCGGCGAAGCTCCACTTTGTTTTGCAGGAGCAATGGCAGGGCCAGTTTCTCTGCGCCGCCCCGGAACTCAGCCGTGCACTTGAAAACATGCTGGACAACGCCGTGCGCTATACTCCCGCCGGTGGCACCGTCACGCTGGATGTCAGCAAGACAGAGGACACGCTGGTTTTCACTGTCACCGATACCGGCCCCGGCTTCACGCCCGAAGCCCTGCACAAGGCCGGGCAGTTCCTCTACACCGACGCCGCCCGCCCTGGCAACGGCCACCAGGGGCTGGGGCTGTATCTCGCCCGCAGCGTCGCCCAGGCCCATGTTGGCAAGCTGGTGCTTGCCAACACCGGCACCGGGGCGCAGGTGCAGCTTTGCCTGCCCATGCAATAAAAGATAAAGGCCCGCCGAAGCGAGCCTTTGCCTGTAAAATTTCAGTTTTTCCATTCCCGTGCCTGCGTGATGGCCAATCCGTCCGGTTCCACGCGGCACAGCAGAAACAGCACCTTGACCCCAGCCGTCCGGGCTTGTGCCAGTGCTTCGGCAAATTGCGGGTGGGTCGCGGTGTTGGGACGTACTTCGGCCACGCCTTCCATCTGGATGACAAATGCTACCGCACAGTGGTAACCCTGCTGCGCCGCCTTTGCCAACTCGTGCAGGTGCTTGACGCCGCGTAGGGTAGGGGCATCCGGGAAATAGCCGATGCCGTCCACTTCCAGCGTACAGCCTTTCACTTCCAGCAGGTACTTTTCTTCGCCTTTTTCCATGTAGAAGTCAATGCGGGAGCCGCCGTAGGTATACTCCGGCCGCACCAGGTCATACCCTTCCGTTTGCAGCCACTCCTGCACCACCTTGTTGGGGGCCTGGCTGTCGATGTTGACCCACCCCAGGCTTGGCTTGTACACTGCCACCAGATCATATTTGGTTTTGCGGTTCGGGTTATCGCAAACTTCCAGCCGCACATCCGCACCGGGCAGCAGCAATTCTTTGCAGCGCCCGGTGTTTTTTACGTGGACGGTCTGCATCGCACCGTCTACTTGCACCTGCGCAATGAAGCGGTTGGGCCTGCTCACAAACTGACCGCTGATGATCGTGTTATATTTCAAAGTAAAACCTCGTTTATGATAAGCATTATGTCTCACATCCAATATTTATTATAGAGGATACGCCCAAATCCTGCAAGGCGGCAGGGGACTTTCGCAGACACATTGTAATTGCCCCTGCCGTGTGGTAGAATCAGGTAAAATAAAAGATCATTGCAAACGAGGTGTATTCGATGAATGAGCCAAACCGTCCCCTTTGGCAGATTATTCTTGCTGCCGCAGTTCTTTTCGGCTTCTTCGTGCTGTTAACGGTCATACGTACCTCTAAAACCGATACCACCCCAGAACCAACCCCCACCCCGGCAGAATCTCCCATCGCTGAGGAACCCGCCCATACCCCCGCACCAACGCCCACCGAGTCGACCGCCGAAACCACCACACCGGAAGAACCTGCCGAAACCACCGCACCAGAAGAGAACGGCGAGCTATTCTCCAAAGACTACATCGGCTCGGGATATAAGACCATTTATAACACCTATCTCAAAGCTACTTCCAACACCCTCGAGTACGGACTGACCGCAAAGGGGGACGGCTATTACATCGTAAACGACACCGAGGACGCCGTGGAAATTTTGCAGTATGACCGCGAGTCCGCCAACGGCAGCTGCGGTCTGTATGTATACGAGCGCTGCGAAAAGGACGCCTACGGCGGCTGGTCTCGGCAGGAGGCCCAGATTTTGAACATCTACGCCTATCGCTACTGGGAAGACATCGCCGTCGCCAGCGGAAAAACAGGCTGGAGTGATGCCCCCAGCCGCGAGTACAGCGAATTGACGGGGGAGTGACCTCTGCGGGCCGCACCATACCATTTCCACCCACGGATCTGCACGGCACAGCCCCAAATGTGAACATTTTGAAAAATGACAAAAAAATTACAAAAAAATGCTTGTAGCCCTATTGACATCTGGTGACAAAAAGGTTACAATTTAGTTGCAAGTTAGATAACACCCCAAGTTAAATAACTTTACCACATTTTTCATGTGTTCTTCTCCTCCTTTCTTAAACCCCGCCCCTCCCTCAAGGGCGGGGTTTCCTTTTGTTGTGTAGTCTTTTTTTCAAAAAACACTTGCGTCGGCGAGACAACTATGCTATACTTAAACTTGCATGAGATTTCAAAGGAGTGCTAACTATGAACTGGTATGAGATTGCTCTCGGCGTTGTTCTGATCGCCGTTTCGCTTCTGATCATCGTTTTTACCCTTGCACAGGAGCAGAAGGGCCAGGGCCTGTCTGCCGCCATCATGGGTGATAACACCGCTATGGCTGCCGGCCGTGAGCGTAGCGTCGATGCAAAGCTGGCTAAGCTGACCAAGATCTGCGGCATCATTTTCTTTGTCGTCACGCTGGTCGCTTGCGTTCTCAGCGCACGTCTGTAAGGTAGTTTACAATGCAATAAAAACCGGTCCGCTCCTGCGCACATTGGTGGTGTAAGGCGGGCCGTTTTTTATGGGAAAGTTTCGGGGCATTTGTGCCCAAACAGGAAGGGCCCTGCCGGACGACAGGGCGACGTAAATCAAAGGAGTAACTATGACACCCTTACAAAAAAATATCCTTGCCGCCGTCAAGCGCCGCCCCATGACGCTGCGCGAGCTGCAGAACAACCTGCAGGTGGATAATTCCCGTCTGCGCACCTCTGTCTCCGCCATGGTCGCCACCGGTGAACTGGCCATGAAAAACGGCACCTACGTGCCCGGTTTTGCCACCTACGAGAACCCCACCGCTCCCGGCGGCAGCATTCCTTGCACGCTGGTCAAGCTGGCCGCCCGCTTCGGCTTTGCCAGCCGTGATGACGGCGAGGGCGACATTTTCATCCCCGGCCGCGCCCTGCACGGTGCCATGCCCAACGATAAGATTCTCGTCAAGCTGTTCGACCATCCCCGCGTGGAAGGTTCCTCTGAGGGCGAAGTGCTGGAAGTCACCGTGCCTAACAACCGCTTTGCCGGCACAGTCTGCCTGTCCGAGGATGGCCGTCTGGCCGTCGAGCCCGACGGCTGCCGCGATGTCAAGTTCCTGCTGGCCAAGCAGGGCAGCGAAGGCGTGCACCTGGGTGATAAGGTCGGCTTCCTGATTACCCACCGCGGCGAGCGTCATAACGCCCACCGCGCTGCTGTCGTCGAGAAGTTCGGTTCCTCCGACTACGCCTCCGAGTGCGCCAAGGCCATCCTGTACGGCCGCAACGTCCGCCTGGAATTCCCGCCGGAGGTCCTGGAGGAAGCCCGTACCTACGACAACGCCACCATCGACCAGGCCGAAGCCGCCCACCGCATGGACCTGCGCGCCATCCCCATCTTCACCATCGACTCTGCCGAGACGAAGGACATCGACGATGCCATTAGCCTGCAAAAGCTGGAAAGCGGCGGCTACGAGCTGGGCGTCCACATTGCAGACGTCAGCCATTACGTCCGCCCCGGCTCTGCGCTGGACAACGAGGCCTACGAGCGTGCCACCAGCATTTACTACGCCGACAAGGTCATCCCCATGCTGCCCACCCAGCTGTCCAACGGCATCTGCTCGCTGAATCCGCAGGAGGACCGCTTTGCCTTCTCCTGCCTGATGCGCCTGGACGAGCAGGGCAACATCCTGGGCTACAACTTCGTCAAGTCCGTCATCCGCAGCCGCGTCAAGGGCGTGTACAAAGAGATCAACGCCCTGCTGGAATCCATGGCCGCTGAAACTACCGAACCTGTTGAAGCCGACGAGGCCGCCGGACCGATCGATCCGGAGAAGCTGAACGCTCTGAAAGAGAAGTACGCCGAGGTACTGGAGCAGCTGCCCATCATGGACGAGCTGTACCGCAAGCGCCTGGTGCTGCGCAAGCAGCGCGGCGGCATGGAGATTGAGTCCGACGAAGCCAAGCTCATCATCGATGAAAACGGCCGCTGCGTGGACATCGTCAAGCGCGGTCGCGGAACTTCCGAGTGCATGATCGAGGAGTTCATGCTGCTGGCTAACCAGTGCGCCGCCAACGCAGGCCGCACCAACAAGGTGCCCTTTGTCTACCGTGTGCACGAAGCCCCCGATGCCGAGAAGATGGAAAAGCTGTCTGCCACGCTGCTGGCCTGCGGCCTGAACGCCAAGTTCAAGAATCCCATCCCCACGCAGCTGGAACTGGCTGCCCTGCTGGACGAGACCCGCGGTCAGCCCATCCAAACCCCCGTACACACCGGCATCCTGCGCAGCATGCAGAAGGCCCGTTACGCCCCGCAGCCCTTGGGCCACTACGGCCTGGTGCTGGCGGACTACGCCCACTTTACCAGCCCCATCCGCCGTTATCCTGATCTGGCCATCCATCGCATCCTCAGCGAGATGCTGCTGGGCGCCAACAACGCCCAGATGACCAAGGACTTCACCGACTTTGCCGCCCGCGCCAGCGAGCAATCCAGCAAGCAGGAAGTCACCGCCGTCCGCATCGAGCGCGACGTCGAGGACCTGTACAAGGCCGAATATATGCACAACCACCTGGGCGAGGTCTATATGGGTACCGTGGCCGGCATCACGCCGCGCGGCGTCTTTGTGGAGCTGGAGAACACCGTTGAGGGCTTTGTCCCCGCCGCCGAGCTTTGCAAGGGTGAGCCGCAGGTCGTGGACGGCGTCAGCATGGTCGACCCGCTGACCGGCCGCACCTGGATGCTGGGCACCTCGATGAAGGTCCGCGTGGCCGCCGCAGATGTTGCCCTGGGCCGTATCGACTTTGAGTATATGGTCGAGTGATTTTCCTTATTATAAAAGCTCAATAATCTCAAAGAGCCTGAACAGCTTGTGTAAAGCAATCGTTCAGGCTCTTTTTTATTGCACTTTTTCTATTTTGTTCCGTTTCTCAGCGCAGCATGGCCGTGATGCTGCGGTTTACTGCCTGCGTTTTGTCGGCATCTTCAAACTGCAGCCGGTGTCCGGCATCCGGCACGATCAGGCAGGGGATAGCCCGTGCCTTGCAGAACTGCTCAAGCTGGTCCGCCGCCAAGTGGGCATCCTTGGTGCCCACCACCGCGCCGAACACATCAGCACCCTGCGGCAGTTCCTGCAAAGTTTCCTCCAGCGGCGTCAGCAGAAAGAACCGCGGCCGCAGCCCCAGCGCCTTCGCCGTACGCACCGCGCAGAGCGTCCCCAGGCTTTTTGCAAGGAAAGCCACATCGGTATAGTCTGCAAAACGAACGCCGGAAAGCCGTCCCAGAATCGACGGCAGAGCCAGCTCCGCTGCGCGGCCCATATCGGCCGTGCCGTCAAAAGGCACACCGGCGAAATCCAGGCACAGTGTCCCGTACCCGCGCGTCGTATAAAACGCCAAACAATCCTGCATCAACTGCTGGCGGCAGGTATACCGTATTCCCGGAAACGCGATAACAATTCCTCTTTTCATCATAAAACCCTCCCACGACAAATAAAAAACGCTGACAGCATAACACTATCAGCGTTCTTTATGGCGGAAAGAAAGGGATTCGAACCCTTGAGGGCTTTAGGGGCCCTACACGATTTCCAGTCGTGCGCCTTAGACCAGCTCAGCCATCTTTCCATATTCAGTTGCGCGTCTCTCAAGAGCGCTTTAATATAATATCAGTTCAAGGGATAAATGTCAAGGCTTTTTTACAATTTTTTTCAAAAAAGTACAAATTTAAAAAATCGCAAGTTTTGCACTTGCAAAACACATTCGTTCGTGATAAAACATATTGAGAATAAGATAAAGGGGATGTATTTTTTCGTGTATTCCATATTTCGCAACTTGGCCATTATTATTTTAAGTGCTAAATTTTGCGGTCTGGCCGCCCGTAAATGTAAGGCGCCCCAGGTCGTCGGTGAGATTCTCGCCGGTCTGCTCATCGGTCCCTGCCTGCTGAACCTCGTGCAGATCAGCGACACGATCTCGGTCTTTGCCGAGATTGGCGTTGTGCTGTTGATGTTCTCCACCGGCCTTGGCACCAACCTGAAAGAGCTGCTGCGTGCAGGCCCCATCGCTACGCTGGTCGCTTGCATCGGCGTGTTTGTACCGCTGGTAGGCGGCACGCTGCTGTATGGTGCCTTCTTTGGCCTGGGGGAGATCGGCAGCCCAGAGTTCTACCGCGCACTCTTCATCGGCACGATCATGACCGCCACCAGCGTTTCCATCACGGTGGCCACCCTGCAGGAGTTGGGGCAGTTGAAAGGCTTCCTTGGTACCACGATCGTCAGTGCTGCCGTTATCGATGACGTCATCGGTATCGTCGTGCTGACCTGCGTCATTGGCGCCAGCTCCGGTACCGGTACAGGCCTGGGCGCTGTGCTCATCAACACGGTGTTGTTCTTCCTGGTTTCTATCGGTGTCGGTGTGATCATTCACTATGCCATGAAATGGCTGGACAAACGCAACCCCCACACCCAGCGCATCACCGTTGTCAGTATCGCTTTCTGCTTTGCCATGGCCTATATTGCCGAGCAGTACTTTGGTATTGCCGACATCACCGGTGCCTACATTGCCGGCATTGTGCTGTGCGCCATGGACGATGCCTCCTACGTTGAGCGCCGCATCGACATCAGCAACTATGTTATCTTCGCCCCTGTGTTCTTCGCCAGCATCGGCCTGAAAACCGACGTCAGCGGCCTGACCCCGGAGATCCTGCTGTTCTGCGTTTGCTTCGTCATCGTTGCCCTGCTGACAAAAATTATCGGCTGCGGCTGTGCTGCCAAGATCTGCGGCTTCAACTGGCCCGACTCTCTCAAGGTCGGCATTGGCATGATGACCCGCGGTGAGGTCGCCCTGATCGTCGCCCAGAAGGGCCTGGCGGTCGGCATGGTAGATTCGGTCTACTTTACCGCCGTCATCCTGCTGATTGTTGTTTCTTCCGTCGCAACCCCCATTGCGCTGAAACTGCTCTTCCACAAGTATCCGCCGGTTCCGCATCCGAGCCAGTTGAAAGCTGAAAAAGCGTAACGTCTAAAAAATCAGCCGTTCCCACAGCAGGGAACGGCTGATTTTTTGTCATCAATAGGATTCGTGGCGTACAAAGCCGCCCAGTTCCTCGGTGGTGGTAAGGCCCTGCGCCAATGCCTTGCTGCGCATAGCGGCGTAAAACTCGGCGTCGGTGGCCTGCCTGTACGGCTCCAGGAAGAAATAGCCAATGCCCAACGTGAACATACAAAGCAGAATCCAGCCGGCAAACGAAAGGCCAAGCACAAAGTAGTGGAACTTTTCACCGTCCATAATGTCTTTGCTCAACTGCATGGCGCGGGTGGTCGTCATGTAGGGGTTTTCTGCCAGTAGATAGGGGACCAGCGCGTAGCAATAATCCCAATAAATACCGGGAACCACAAAAAGAAGCGTGCCTACAAAAATTTTCAGATTCTTCAAGAACTGTACCTTGACCACGTTCATGTACGGCGTGCGGAATACGCTTGTCACCGTAGCAGCAGGGGAAAGTGCCTGGCGGCTTTCCATAAAGTAGCGGTCACGGCCGACCTCCAGCGGGGCAGTCACAAAAATCGACCACAGCAGGGAGATCACCGCGGCCAGCACAGCGACGACCAGAATCGTCATAAGCATCTGATACGAAAGGCTGTCCAGGTAGTTTGCCACACGGTCATAGGCCGTATCGCTGCCCGTGACGGTGTCCATCGTATAGCGGGAACCGCCCGTTGAGGCGCTGCTGCCGCCAACACCGACGAGCCCCAGCACCAGGCAGATCCAGAAACATCGCCAGTAGCGGCCTCGTAGCGCCTGCTTAGCGTTTGTCTTTAATAAAGAACATGTCCACATAATTTTTGCACCTCCGTGTATTTACCTTTCATTATAGCAAATATCACGGTAAAAGCAAGGAAAACAAAAACAAAAGGCTCTAAGCCGAAGCATAAAGCTTTGATGCGGATATGGGATTTTCCCGCGCACTAAGCAAAGCCCCACTGGGGCTTTGTTTGCCGCCTGCGGACGGCCGTGCTGTTCAAATCCTCTTCACCGCAAAGCCAACAAGAAAGCCCCGAACCTAAGTTCGGGGCTTTCTTGTTGGTGCGGATGAAGGGATTTGAACCCACACTCTTTTAAGGGAACTAGAACCTGAATCTAGCGCGTCTGCCAGTTCCGCCACATCCGCATATTCTGTTGTACCCGTTGCCCGGGCGACGCATATTATTATAGCGGACACATATCGGAATGTCAAGCGCTTTTTTAGAAAAAATCCGATTTTTTCCAAAAAAAGCTGCAAACCAAAACCGCAGGGGCTTTTCCCTGCGGTTTTCAGCGAATCTTACTTTTTACCAACCAGAAAATCCGGCAGCGGACGGCCGGTCTTGCGCCACTGATAATACTCAGCGGTGGCAGCAAACTCAACGTCACCGGCAGAGTTCAGGGCCGTCTCGACGGAATCCTGAATGACGCCGATGATGAAGCCAACGCCAACGACCTGCATGGCAATGTCATTGGAGATGCCGAACAGCGAGCAAGCCATAGGAATCAACAACAGCGAACCACCGGCCACGCCAGAAGCACCGCAGGCGCCCAGAGCAGACATGATGGAAAGCAGGACAGCGGCAGGCACGGAAACCTGCATGCCCAGCGTGTTGGCGGCGGCCAGCGTCATAATGGTAATGGTGATGGCGGCGCCGTCCATGTTAATGGTAGCGCCCAGCGGGATAGAAACGGAGTAGACGTCCTTATCCAGGCCCAGCTTCTCGCACAGGGCCATGTTGACGGGGATGTTGGCAGCTGAGCTGCGAGTGAAGAAAGCCGTCAGGCCGGACTCGCGCAGGCAGCGGAAAACCAGTGGATACGGGTTGCAGTGCAGATAAATGAAAATGATCAGCGGGTTGATGACCAGAGCCATCAGCAGCATGGTACCCACCAGCAACAGCAATAGGCGGCCATACTGCGTAAAGATGGACAGGCCGTTGCTGGCCACATTGGTGAAAACCAGGCCCATGATGCCGAACGGTGCCAGGTTGATGACCCAGCGCACGATTTGCGAAACGGCGTCCGAAGTATCTGACAAGAACTTTTTGGTGCCGTCCGTGGCGATGCTCTTCATGGCCAAACCAAACAGGCAGGCCCACATCAGGATGCCAATGTAGTTGCCGTTCATAATGGCACTGAGCGGGTTGGACACGATGTTGGCCAGCAGGGTGTGTAGGACGTCACCCAGACCCTGGGGGATAACGTCAGCTGTGGCGGCCTCGGCCAGAACGAGATTCTGTGGGAACAGCATGCTAGTGATGACCGACAGGGTGGCGGCGATAAAGGTGGTCAGCATGTAAAGCCACACGACTGTGCCGAAACGGCGGTCCAGCTTGGACGACCCCTGGGCCAGTGCACTGGTGACAATGACGAAGACCAGTACAGGGGCAACGCCTTTCAAGGCACCGACGAACAGATTGCCGAGTTCCTCCAGCCAGGTGGCACCCGGGCAGAGCAGCGCCAGCACAGCGCCGATGACAAGGCCGATGGCGATACGCAGGATCAAGCTTGTATCGTTGTACTTTTTGGCAATCGATTTAACTGCCGAAGTGAATGAATTCATGAAATCCTCTTCCCTCTTTTGTTTTTTCATGGCAGCAGGTGCCATGCCCGCGGCAGCCTGCCGCACAGCAGAACCGCGAATGTACCCATTATACAAGGATAAAAAACGGAAAACAAGAGGAGCTTTGATGTGGCTACGTTGTTTTTGTGCTTTTTTTGCCGAACGAACGACAAAAAATGTCGAAAAAATGTTTTTGTAGAGAATATCGATGTGCATGAATGGCGGACAAACATGAAAACTTTAAAGTCCTATTTGTTGATACAACGTATATTTTTAAAAATTTCACAGAAAGTTATACTTTTTTGCAGAAAACGCTTGACAATTTGGTATGTGTCCGCTATAATAATATGCGTCGCCCGGGCAACGGGCACAACAGAATATGCGGATGTGGCGGAACTGGCAGACGCGCTAGATTCAGGTTCTAGTTCCCTTAAAAGAGTGTGGGTTCAAATCCCTTCATCCGCACCAATAAAAACCTCGAATTTAGGTTCGAGGTTTTTATTTTTTATCATTTTAAGTCCATACATAAAAATACAGTGCATACCGCAAATAAACCATGGTATGCACTGCGTCTTTTTAGTTTAGGTTCTCAATCATCACTTCCTCAACCGCTTATAATACTGCCGATACTGCTGCGGTGAAAGTCCCGTGGCGTCCTTAAATACACGGCGGAAGTGTGCTGTTGTCAAAAAGCCTGTCTTTTCGGAGATGTCCGAGATGCTCTCGTTGGTCTTTTCGATCAGGTTTTGCGCAGCCTTGATCCGCACGCCGTTGATATACTCGATCAGGCTCAGGTTGATGGACTTTTTAAACAGCCGGCTCAGGTAGTACGGGCTGATGTAAAACTGGCTGGCAATGCCGGTCAGGGTCAGTTTTTCCGCGTAATGCTCGGCGATATAGGTCTGAATCTGCTCCACGATATGGTTGCTGACGCGGCCGCTTTCGCCGCCCTGGGCCTGCTGCTGTTTGCACAGGTCCTTCAGCTCCAACAGCAGGGTAGCCAGCAGCATCTTACGCACCGCCTCGCCCTCGGCGCTGGTCTGCTCCTGCAGTTCCAGCAATTGCTGCAGCATCGAGTAGATGTGATTCTGCTGCTTGACCGTGATGTTGGACAGCAGGTGGTTATGCTCCTCGCTCAAAAAGGAGAAGAAGTCCACCTCCGGGAAGATTTCGGCAATCTTGCCCAGATACTCGGCGCTGAAATTCAGCACAATACGGCTGGACGGCGTGTCGCCCACAGAGGCCGTCTTATGGATTTGGTTGTCGCCGATCAGCACCACGCTGCCGGCATTGACGATATAAGCGGCGTCCTCGATAAAATAGCGGCGCGTGCCCTCGATCTCATAGTAGATCTCGTATTTGTGGTGGATATGGAAGCAGGGCATTTCAAAGCCGGTAGCGCGGTCGACGCGCTCAATAAAAAAGTCCATGCGTGGGGAATAGGTATATTCGGAAGCCATACCGGCACCTCATCTTTACGGATATTTTTTGTACGGTTTTCTTTAGAATAGCACAATTCTTGCTACATTTCAAATATTTTTTCTCTATTTCAAGGCAGAATCACAGCCTTTTAGCACTATACCGCACAAAA is a window encoding:
- a CDS encoding AraC family transcriptional regulator, whose translation is MASEYTYSPRMDFFIERVDRATGFEMPCFHIHHKYEIYYEIEGTRRYFIEDAAYIVNAGSVVLIGDNQIHKTASVGDTPSSRIVLNFSAEYLGKIAEIFPEVDFFSFLSEEHNHLLSNITVKQQNHIYSMLQQLLELQEQTSAEGEAVRKMLLATLLLELKDLCKQQQAQGGESGRVSNHIVEQIQTYIAEHYAEKLTLTGIASQFYISPYYLSRLFKKSINLSLIEYINGVRIKAAQNLIEKTNESISDISEKTGFLTTAHFRRVFKDATGLSPQQYRQYYKRLRK